Proteins from a genomic interval of Helicoverpa zea isolate HzStark_Cry1AcR chromosome 31, ilHelZeax1.1, whole genome shotgun sequence:
- the LOC124644792 gene encoding muscle M-line assembly protein unc-89 — protein MGNHQSASHYVHKPSKNVRWKTAGRPATPGKPDIIPILSDEEPNSITLKWAPAAHDGGAPLLGYQVECNRLGAPDWIRTAPPVVLRPELVLTGLEPPYRYQFRVAALNAVGRSDYSDLSDVLTVSSDRLPHEPPLFLQHLEDLTVLENDKTEFRVAFSGTPPPTIAWFKDDYEIFSSRRTAITTSDSTSVLVFHQTLPSDEGEIKCTATNRSGHAVTKARLSLEAAPKLRYPRQYEDGLLYEINETVFLKTTIVGKPTPTVEWRHDGQPIVVDDRVEISNTSKFSMLKIHSARRSDRGEYQIHAKNSIGEDTAAFLVTITAPPDPPQRVSVARQVDKSVTLDWEPPEDDGGCRIGNYVVEYYRQGWNVWLKATTSRKTNITLFDLIEGSEYRFRVKAESPYGMSAPSVESAPVRIPGRPVDMEFLAVESKIINEVLTREDGSADTRVSPAPRRKRAHTAPTEAQPPARQPRRSPARDPSGSSEFMLVLYPDSQKQMEKSEKRQSIQLDLDALTPPPLSFSAPELSSRCMMPFKALRNAVSSSQLLHELAMARVHKAVAMKEEQNRNKDDRPPNHKTDIPYNTSYDRENVRKNQDMPKSHEEISETKFKKPEMITKVESVDNSQYTLSAPQVSVDSETSDHKWQHMSFDEDYTASTVSSDGEYTDEGSLDGEIDRRSQYSNEEETYNPRDKMARPSPLKDFIEEEEEDVSENEPLKPLPLPDPNFVPKPILKRREPELLEIKPNPAPELPKVEEKSKPKEKPKISEKIKIGKSAIIEKSNATEKLKTTEKLKAMEKPKKEEKLTIFKKITNTKFPKLLHKKETEKTPEENVPNDNLKTNNKIDKMQDKVSEEGRTVIDYYGSIVKEYGSQKKSAAPMYLKTEDLKAVAEKQQLETKPENTEENQVATPKKIVNKTNNSTATPKKGKTTNSINKSVKTKQPNNSVKNIPDKKTKTTAATPPEHQNDTQKKCTQQVVLRKAERATIVIPINYQELEEKAKMNVRSAIDYTVDVCLLLLAFWVYFFKDERLAIPFLILIIYRQLQETLLLNIPEWYKRYTPSWLKKKTS, from the exons atgGGCAACCACCAGTCCGCCTCACACTACGTCCACAAGCCCAGCAAGAACGTGCGCTGGAAAACCGCAG GACGGCCTGCAACCCCAGGAAAGCCAGATATTATACCGATACTATCGGATGAGGAGCCGAATTCGATCACGTTAAAATGGGCACCGGCGGCACACGACGGAGGCGCGCCGCTGCTGGGCTATCAAGTGGAGTGCAACCGCCTGGGCGCCCCCGACTGGATCCGCACGGCGCCACCCGTCGTGCTGCGGCCCGAGCTGGTGCTCACCGGCTTGGAGCCGCCCTACCGCTACCAGTTCCGCGTCGCAGCGCTCAACGCCGTCGGCCGCTCCGACTACAGCGACCTATCTGATGTGCTCACTGTCAGCTCCGACCGACTTCCTCATGAACCACCGCTTTTCCTTCAACATTTAGAGGATTTGACCGTTCTTGAAAATGATAAAACAGAATTCCGAGTCGCTTTCTCTGGTACACCTCCACCAACTATAGCTTGGTTCAAAGATGATTATGAGATTTTCAGCAGTCGAAGAACGGCGATCACTACGAGCGATTCTACGAGTGTTCTTGTCTTCCATCAAACGTTACCTAGCGATGAAGGTGAAATAAAATGCACAGCAACAAATCGCAGTGGACACGCGGTTACAAAAGCCCGATTATCACTGGAAGCAGCACCGAAGTTACGCTACCCGCGTCAATACGAGGATGGATTGTTATACGAAATTAACGAAACCGTATTCTTGAAAACTACGATAGTTGGGAAACCAACACCTACAGTAGAATGGCGACATGACGGTCAACCCATAGTGGTAGACGACCGAGTTGAGATTTCGAATACTTCAAAATTTTCGATGCTCAAAATACATTCAGCACGACGAAGCGACCGAGGGGAATATCAGATTCATGCGAAAAACAGCATCGGAGAGGACACCGCAGCTTTCCTAGTGACGATAACGGCACCACCAGACCCACCGCAGCGAGTGTCGGTAGCACGGCAGGTCGACAAGTCCGTCACACTGGATTGGGAGCCGCCCGAGGACGACGGCGGTTGTCGCATTGGGAATTATGTGGTGGAGTATTATCGACAAGGCTGGAACGTGTGGCTAAAAGCGACCACCAGTCGGAAGACGAACATTACTCTCTTTGATCTCATCGAAGGGAGTGAGTATCGTTTTCGTGTTAAAGCTGAGAGTCCATACGGGATGAGCGCGCCTAGTGTTGAGTCAGCGCCGGTGAGGATACCCGGCCGGCCAGTAGACATGGAGTTCTTGGCTGTGGAATCGAAGATAATAAATGAGGTCCTTACACGTGAAGATGGCAGTGCTGACACTCGCGTATCGCCGGCACCTCGGCGTAAGCGCGCGCACACTGCGCCTACCGAAGCACAGCCTCCCGCGCGGCAACCGCGCCGCTCGCCAGCCCGGGACCCCTCTGGCAGCAGCGAATTCATGTTGGTACTCTACCCAGATTCGCAAAAACAAATGGAAAAATCCG AAAAGAGACAATCGATACAACTGGATCTGGATGCTCTAACGCCGCCTCCACTCTCGTTCTCTGCGCCGGAGCTGAGCTCTCGCTGCATGATGCCATTCAAAGCGCTCCGTAATGCCGTCAGCTCATCACAGCTACTGCATGAACTAGCAATGGCGCGTGTTCACAAAGCTGTAGCTATGAAAGAAGAACAAAACAGAAACAAAGACGATAGACCCCCTAATCACAAAACTGACATTCCGTATAATACTAGCTATGATCGCGAAAACGTGAGAAAGAATCAAGATATGCCAAAATCGCACGAAGAGATCTCTGAAACAAAGTTCAAAAAACCAGAAATGATAACTAAAGTAGAATCTGTTGACAACTCACAATACACGCTTAGCGCGCCACAAGTTTCAGTAGATTCTGAAACATCTGATCATAAGTGGCAACACATGTCTTTTGATGAAGACTACACAGCTAGCACTGTTTCTTCGGATGGGGAATATACAGATGAAGGGAGTCTCGATGGAGAGATAGACCGACGAAGCCAATATTCTAACGAAGAGGAAACATACAATCCGAGAGACAAAATGGCTAGGCCTTCGCCTCTTAAAGACTTCATTGAAGAGGAAGAAGAGGATGTGTCAGAAAACGAGCCTCTCAAACCTTTGCCACTTCCTGATCCTAATTTTGTTCCAAAACCTATATTAAAGCGGAGAGAGCCAGAACTACTGGAAATCAAGCCAAACCCTGCACCTGAACTTCCAAAAGTTGAAGAGAAATCGAAACCTAAAGAAAAGCCAAAAATTAGCGAAAAAATCAAAATTGGAAAATCTGCAATAATAGAAAAATCTAATGCAActgaaaaacttaaaacaacagaaaaactTAAAGCAATGGAAAAACCTAAGAAAGAAGAAAAGCTTacaatatttaagaaaatcaCTAATACTAAGTTCCCTAAATTACTTCATAAAAAGGAAACCGAAAAAACGCCGGAAGAAAATGTACCCAACGAtaatcttaaaacaaataataaaattgataaaatgcAGGACAAGGTAAGTGAAGAAGGAAGAACAGTGATTGATTATTATGGTAGTATTGTAAAAGAGTACGGTAGCCAAAAGAAATCAGCAGCACCTATGTACCTTAAAACAGAAGACTTAAAAGCTGTTGCTGAGAAGCAGCAACTTGAAACGAAGCCTGAAAATACTGAAGAGAACCAAGTAGCAACACCAAAGAAGATTgtgaataaaacaaataacagtACGGCGACTCCTAAAAAAGGAAAAACTACAAATTCAATCAACAAATCAGTTAAGACCAAGCAACCCAAtaacagtgttaaaaatatacCGGATAAAAAAACCAAAACAACGGCTGCTACTCCTCCGGAACATCAAAACGATACGCAAAAGAAATGTACTCAACAAGTAGTTCTAAGAAAAGCTGAGCGCGCAACCATTGTTATACCTATTAACTACCAAGAACTTGAAGAGAAGGCGAAGATGAACGTAAGATCTGCTATTGACTACACAGTAGATGTTTGCTTGCTTCTTTTAGCTTTTTGGGTCTATTTCTTTAAAGATGAGAGACTCGCCATTCCTTTTCTCATACTGATCATATATCGACAGTTACAAGAAACACTCCTGTTGAATATTCCTGAGTGGTACAAACGTTATACACCCAGCTGGCTCAAGAAGAAGACTTCTTGA
- the LOC124644793 gene encoding glycosyltransferase 25 family member, producing MDPIVFVLLLNFVFGSFHLCNGEEVKKVRNKLPTVGISVLVRNKAHTLPYFLSCINNLDYPKKRLYLWIYSDFNEDKSVEIIQKWADKYSSQYNGVYITTNSSRVRHTDEKSSVQWSPEHFKHVIRLREEALQFARKMWADYMFMIDADVFLTNPSTLKELVKKDLPIAAPMLVSDGLYSNFWCGMTDNYYYQRTDDYKPIQRMEKQGCFEVPMVHTAVLVSLRTAVSDRLTYSPDKIPYYDGPQDDIIAFAVNAKKFEVSLHICNDDLYGFAPVPLEDNRELKDDYEQLLNIKTEAIGRGSPLPLDQHLQEYVKYPKPWKFGCSQIYMINLERRTERRELMEMNFKELGMDVKHFKAVDGRDLDMNNLKQLSITLMPNYEDPYHKRPMKAGEVGCFLSHYYIWKEIVEKKYAITLVLEDDIHFVPYFRDRFLRLMREMEQLDWDLVYIGRKILLDDEEQYATQHMTKPLYSYWTLGYLLSEKGARKLLEARPLDRMLPVDEFLPIMFNQHPNDTWKAHFQNRNLEAYSAAPLLVHPTHYTGQEGYISDTEDSDLVTENFKNEL from the exons atggacCCGATTGTTTTCGTATTGTTATTAAACTTTGTTTTCGGCTCTTTCCATTTGTGTAATGGGGAGGAAGTTAAGAAGGTACGCAACAAATTGCCGACGGTGGGAATATCAGTGCTTGTTCGAAATAAAGCCCATACTTTGCCGTACTTTTTAAGTTGTATAAATAACTTAGATTATCCTAAGAAGCGTTTATACTTGTG GATTTATAGTGACTTCAATGAAGACAAAAGTGTTGAGATAATACAAAAATGGGCTGACAAGTATTCATCTCAGTACAACGGCGTATATATCACAACAAACAGTTCGAGAGTCAGACACACTGATGAAAAGAGCTCGGTACAATGGAGTCCCGAGCATTTCAAGCATGTCATAAGGTTGAGAGAAGAAGCCCTGCAATTTGCTAGGAAAATGTGGGCAGATTATATGTTT ATGATTGATGCTGATGTGTTCCTAACAAATCCTTCAACTCTCAAAGAACTTGTGAAGAAAGATCTTCCCATAGCTGCTCCCATGCTTGTATCAGATGGATTGTACTCAAACTTTTG GTGTGGTATGacagataattattattaccaGAGAACAGATGACTATAAGCCTATTCAGAGGATGGAAAAGCAAGGCTGCTTCGAAGTTCCGATGGTGCATACAGCTGTGCTAGTGTCTCTTAGAACCGCTGTTTCTGATCGGCTCACATATAGCCCGGATAAAATACCTTATTATGATGGACCTCAAGATGATATTATAGCCTTTGCAGTGAATGCTAAAAAATTTG aggtATCCCTGCACATTTGCAACGATGACTTGTATGGGTTCGCTCCAGTGCCATTAGAAGACAACCGTGAACTAAAGGATGATTACGAACAGTTATTGAATATCAAAACCGAGGCTATAGGTCGCGGTAGTCCCTTACCTTTAGACCAACATCTACAGGAGTATGTGAAGTACCCCAAGCCTTGGAAGTTTGGCTGCAGTCAGATCTATATGATAAACCTGGAAAGACGGACCGAGAGGAGAGAACTTATGGAGATGAATTTCAAGGAGTTAGGAATGGATGTCAAGCATTTCAAAGCTGTTGATGGAAG AGACTTGGATATGAACAACCTAAAGCAGTTATCTATTACTTTGATGCCAAACTATGAAGATCCTTATCATAAAAG ACCAATGAAGGCGGGGGAAGTGGGCTGCTTTTTGAGTCATTACTATATTTGGAAAGAG atagttgagaaaaagtacgcgatcaCGCTGGTGTTAGAGGACGACATCCACTTCGTGCCGTACTTCCGGGACCGGTTCCTGAGGCTCATGCGGGAGATGGAACAGCTAGACTGGGACTTAGT CTACATCGGGCGTAAAATACTTTTGGACGACGAGGAACAATACGCGACTCAGCATATGACCAAGCCTCTCTACTCTTACTGGACTCTGGGCTACTTGTTGAGCGAGAAGGGAGCTCGGAAACTTCTAGAAGCACGACCGCTGGACCGCATGCTGCCAGTCGATGAGTTCCTGCCCATCATGTTCAACCAGCATCCCAA TGATACATGGAAGGCCCATTTCCAGAACCGCAACTTGGAGGCTTACTCAGCAGCACCACTGTTGGTACATCCCACACACTACACTGGACAAGAAGGTTATATAAGCGACACTGAAGACTCGGACCTCGTTACTGAAAACTTTAAGAATGAACTCTGA
- the LOC124645448 gene encoding locomotion-related protein Hikaru genki — MFRLLLYSSIDLLLFFSWVNCENDDNVTYPQDDFKCSLPDVKSLDANLDITRFRSDFSKISEVKFPGLIGPLNERLICKIKCIDGNWVGPLCSNTSDGRFQPILRECLYRNDHPLLAISFKNSSITKDTHFPHGSVLLSRCKHFGLYKLKGDNMLHCENGEWTPKLPECVPTTVVTNFTGDAPPTIQYTLLSGSAVVEHSGELHVFPDSTVRLDCVSPRALGDPDWSWTQALGQHHSAWSSEEGEKDTHYRLTLSKMSVRHSDQYTCTSPGGHTNTVLIKVVNVVCPPIVVTSPRIRQFTQGTKLGNSAHFSCQPGFHLNGSAILTCMANGRWSSLPPTCEETFCPLLKTLGPHLSVVEYNSSFGGRAMFQCSWGYRLVGAPGLECEMDGKWSGEVPHCIPIYCPDPLVPANGRLLTEPSVKHGKYPVGDLMIYSCDEGYEIVGESSIVCTENGFWSHPPPFCLPPSEIRKTDTIYVENTTLIHIDE, encoded by the exons ATGTTTCGCTTGCTATTATACTCTTCTATAGatttgttactgtttttttCATGGGTGAATTGTGAAAATGATGATAATGTGACCTATCCGCAAG atgATTTCAAATGTTCTCTGCCTGACGTTAAGAGTTTGGATGCTAATCTGGATATAACAAGGTTTAGATCAGATTTTTCGAAAATCTCGGAG GTGAAATTCCCTGGACTCATAGGGCCTTTGAATGAGAGGCtgatatgtaaaattaaatgcattGATGGCAACTGGGTGGGACCGCTTTGCTCCAATACCTCAG ATGGTAGATTTCAACCGATATTAAGGGAATGTCTATATCGCAATGATCATCCACTTCTGGCCAtatcatttaaaaattcatcaatAACT AAAGACACACATTTTCCCCATGGTTCCGTGCTGCTGTCTCGGTGCAAACACTTTGGCCTGTACAAGCTGAAAGGAGACAACATGCTGCATTGTGAGAATGGAGAATGGACACCCAAACTGCCAGAATGTGTACCAACTACTGTTGTCACCAACTTTACTG GTGACGCGCCACCCACGATACAATACACGTTACTCAGCGGGTCGGCAGTGGTGGAGCATTCTGGTGAACTGCACGTGTTTCCCGACAGCACGGTGCGACTCGACTGCGTGTCGCCGCGAGCGCTCGGCGACCCGGACTGGAGCTGGACGCAGGCCTTAGGACAACACCACTCTG CGTGGTCGAGTGAGGAAGGCGAGAAGGATACTCACTACCGGCTGACGCTGAGCAAGATGTCCGTCAGACACAGCGACCAGTATACGTGCACCTCCCCCGGCGGCCACACCAACACTGTGCTCATTAAAGTTGTTA ATGTGGTTTGCCCGCCGATAGTGGTGACGTCCCCGCGAATCCGCCAGTTCACTCAGGGCACGAAGCTGGGCAACTCGGCGCACTTCAGCTGTCAGCCGGGGTTCCATCTTAACGGCTCTGCGATACTCACTTGCATGGCCAATG GTCGTTGGTCGTCACTGCCCCCTACATGTGAAGAGACATTCTGTCCTCTACTTAAAACGTTGGGACCGCACCTAAGCGTGGTGGAATACAACTCATCGTTCGGCGGCCGCGCGATGTTCCAGTGTAGTTGGGGATACAGACTTGTGGGAGCGCCGGGATTGGAGTGCGAAATGGACGGCAAGTGGTCTGGGGAAGTGCCGCATTGTATAC CAATATACTGCCCCGACCCTCTGGTGCCCGCTAATGGACGCTTATTGACGGAGCCATCAGTCAAGCACGGCAAGTACCCAGTGGGCGACCTCATGATATATTCCTGTGACGAGGGCTACGAAATCGTCGGCGAATCTTCCATAGTATGCACAGAAAACGGATTTTGGTCCCACCCGCCTCCATTTTGCCTACCACCCTCAGAAATCCGGAAAACAGACACCATTTATGTCGAAAATACCACTCTGATACACATTGATGAGTAA
- the LOC124644794 gene encoding cytosol aminopeptidase-like, with protein MLLLRHNIVSHRKYVRLISQFKLPVSDCIPFIPPRKLHDPKACAIRNRGLVLGVYYNEHVAIDPAILTASGQKYDKEVSGKLWSMLKLTPIPKLGETRVFYDLDPKYAYVAVAGLGSECVTFNKIEQLDETKEAIRIAAAAGARALRGFHPKEIDVESFGNAEAAAEGANLAVWEFNKYRSHANQKVIPNPNLLLYDDCDEDGWKIGTLKAEAQNLARHLQEMPANILNPTKFAKIAVDILCELDINVEVKTKGWAAGREMGGFVSVGKSSVQPPLLVELSYYGADEYTRPIIMIGKGVTFDSGSLDLQSPKDLRYMKGDMAGAACVLAIIRAAARLKLPVNIRGILPMCELMPNGRSPKFGDLIYNANDKSILIRMPSREGRLLIADSLVYARNYWPKFIIDIGTMSKELLHYLGGAACACYTNSDELFRYIELASAHTGDRVWRMPLWKFYEDRVNNCETADVANTGLERYGDSANCAAFLKQFASDSQWMHLDTYNVGYTLGTDFPYLARGMTGRPTRTVIELLHQMIASSKL; from the coding sequence atgttaCTGTTACGCCATAATATCGTGTCACATCGCAAATATGTTCGTCTCATATCTCAATTCAAATTGCCGGTCTCAGATTGTATTCCTTTCATACCACCTCGCAAACTACACGATCCGAAGGCATGTGCTATAAGAAATAGAGGACTTGTCCTTGGCGTTTATTACAATGAACACGTAGCTATTGATCCGGCAATCCTCACCGCCAGTGGACAGAAATATGATAAAGAAGTTTCGGGGAAGCTATGGTCAATGCTCAAACTGACTCCGATACCAAAACTAGGCGAAACTAGAGTATTTTACGACTTAGATCCAAAGTACGCTTACGTAGCTGTTGCAGGGCTCGGCAGCGAATGTGTGACATTCAATAAAATCGAGCAGTTAGATGAAACGAAGGAAGCAATACGAATAGCAGCAGCCGCAGGAGCAAGAGCACTTCGTGGTTTTCACCCCAAGGAAATTGATGTAGAATCATTCGGTAATGCTGAGGCAGCCGCTGAGGGAGCAAACCTCGCAGTATGGGAATTCAACAAATATAGAAGTCATGCAAACCAGAAAGTTATTCCTAATCCAAATCTTCTTCTATACGATGACTGCGACGAGGACGGTTGGAAAATAGGAACATTAAAAGCGGAAGCTCAAAATCTAGCAAGACATCTACAAGAAATGCCGGCAAACATATTAAATCCTACTAAGTTCGCTAAGATAGCTGTGGATATTTTATGTGAGTTGGATATTAATGTGGAGGTGAAAACAAAAGGTTGGGCGGCCGGTCGTGAAATGGGTGGATTCGTATCTGTAGGAAAATCTTCTGTACAGCCGCCACTGCTCGTAGAACTCAGTTATTATGGAGCTGATGAATACACACGCCCCATTATCATGATCGGCAAAGGAGTCACATTTGATAGTGGAAGCTTGGACTTGCAGTCACCTAAGGATTTAAGATATATGAAGGGTGACATGGCCGGAGCAGCTTGCGTATTAGCAATAATCAGAGCTGCAGCGAGACTCAAACTCCCCGTAAACATCAGAGGTATTCTACCGATGTGTGAGCTGATGCCCAACGGAAGAAGTCCCAAATTTGGagatttaatttataatgcgAACGATAAATCTATTCTTATAAGGATGCCGTCACGTGAGGGAAGACTTCTTATCGCAGACAGTTTAGTTTATGCACGAAACTACTGGCCCAAATTCATTATCGACATAGGCACAATGTCAAAAGAACTATTACATTACCTCGGCGGAGCAGCATGCGCTTGTTACACGAATTCAGACGAGTTATTCCGCTACATCGAACTGGCGAGTGCTCATACAGGTGACAGGGTGTGGAGAATGCCTCTGTGGAAGTTTTACGAGGACCGCGTCAATAATTGCGAGACGGCGGATGTTGCTAACACAGGACTTGAGCGTTATGGCGACTCCGCAAACTGTGCTGCTTTCCTGAAGCAATTTGCAAGCGACAGTCAATGGATGCATCTGGACACATACAACGTGGGCTATACCTTGGGTACCGACTTCCCGTACCTGGCGCGCGGCATGACCGGCAGACCCACCAGAACAGTTATTGAGTTGTTACACCAAATGATAGCATCTTCTAAATTATAA